Proteins from one Ipomoea triloba cultivar NCNSP0323 chromosome 1, ASM357664v1 genomic window:
- the LOC116022675 gene encoding protein TIC 22, chloroplastic, whose translation MESPKPSVGPSSSPLLSLSAFVHQHCARLGADLSTRLDEAKRFGSKLAASFPVPLPSAGSRFQPSHSSLPFASVSQKPGPGSALSSDRIAKTLLGTSVYTVSNANNEFVLISDPNSAKSIGLLCFRKEDAEAFRAQVRSRRREVKGEVKVVPITLDQVYMLNVEGIAFRFLPDPVQLKNALELKAKSTTSGFDGVPVFQSDLLVVKKRNRRYLPIFFRKEDIEKELLTVSRASRGGSGVSQHIMVGSLEDVLTKMQKSGKNSGWEDLVFIPPGKSHSQHIQDIMKP comes from the exons ATGGAGTCTCCAAAACCCTCTGTGGGTCCCTCTTCCAGTCCTCTCCTCTCGCTCTCCGCCTTCGTCCACCAGCACTGCGCCCGTCTCGGAGCCGACCTCTCTACCCGGCTCGATGAAGCCAAGCGTTTTGGCTCCAAATTAGCCGCCAGCTTCCCCGTCCCACTTCCATCAGCCGGAAGCCGTTTCCAGCCGTCGCATTCATCGCTCCCATTTGCTTCGGTGTCGCAAAAACCCGGCCCCGGCTCCGCCTTGAGCTCCGACCGCATCGCCAAAACCCTGCTCGGTACCTCTGTGTACACCGTCAGCAATGCAAACAATGAGTTCGTGCTCATCTCCGATCCCAATAGCGCTAAATCCATTGGCTTGCTTTGCTTCCGCAAAGAGGACGCAGAGGCATTTCGCGCTCAG GTGCGGTCCCGTAGGAGGGAAGTTAAAGGCGAGGTTAAGGTCGTTCCTATCACCCTTGATCAG GTTTATATGTTGAATGTTGAAGGAATTGCATTTCGATTTTTGCCTGATCCTGTTCAATTAAAGAATGCTTTAGAG CTAAAAGCTAAAAGTACAACAAGCGGATTTGATGGAGTTCCTGTTTTTCAG TCAGATCTTCTTGTTGTGAAAAAGAGAAATAGGCGCTACTTGCCCATATTCTTCAGAAAG GAAGATATAGAGAAAGAATTGTTAACAGTGTCAAGGGCATCACGAGGAGGATCCGGTGTTTCTCAGCACATAATG GTGGGGAGTTTGGAAGATGTATTGACAAAAATGCAG AAAAGCGGAAAAAACTCAGGTTGGGAGGATCTAGTTTTCATTCCACCCGGTAAAAGCCATTCACAGCATATTCAAGACATCATGAAACCATAA
- the LOC116021857 gene encoding protein WEAK CHLOROPLAST MOVEMENT UNDER BLUE LIGHT 1-like, which yields MEDVKSMQEYAPSECSIVSEEWANSASETSENINGKTSHELQASAASDSCKVEHDGGYLEEDQSSPSGNLIPTSPVKESETGKTFETESPQNRALLEVEALLPLTENPEPLERRRDENSTALPESLPLPVLDAKPSDFGSLPGADSQPNSISDEPAISRDASPLLPGHSDTLKLPEEHISVLPNQSETGATVASELSRDVSSPNSTGNGADTPSASSHTAREAENDNNSEKSANDGLEQSTEASPHSVTKNDADTCLTSSCEVEGTESADHSETRTSDASELSKEAISSTSTKNGADTPFASSPQVSKDESGSQLERSANNASELSREVSSQSSDKNNAGTDSTSPPQARETQSGSNFVTSGHGGQALAKLSNLFFKTSAPSPSKQPENAQIDTAAPFESVKQAVSKFGAIVDWKAHKAQTMERRKFIDHELLKVHEDIPLLKKQCEDAEEAKVHVLKELDSTKRLIEELKLNLERAEIEEQQAKQDSELALLRVEEIEQGITDEASVATKVQLEVARARHIAAASELESVTAELEQIRVDYTLMEYDRDAWVKKAEEAVLTSKEVEKTVEDLTIELITLKESLDAAHAAHLEAEEHRLGTAMAREQDILYWEKEVKLAEEELEKTNQQIESVKDLKSNLDSASALLQDLKAELASYMESNREAETDRGNSKGELAEPEMKTHFEMLAAVESARKELEEVKHNLEKATDEVNCLKVAATSLKSELEKEKSEISTIQQREGMASIAVASLEVELNKTKSEIALAQIKEKEARERLAVLPKQLQEAAREADLAKSVAETAREELRKAKEEAEQVSATARTMESRLLAARKEIEAAKATEKLAAAAMNALEESESAQGEGSKTGVTVSLEEYYELSKKAHKAEEQAKMRVAAALSQIKVAKQSEMKSLYRLEEVNSELSVRKEGLRVALEKSEIAKKGKMAVEQELRKWRSENEQKRKGTESNPVATPPLTPRSGESKPDFAFRLHHRFSPNGHKNPSNPKESSIVQESKPDSSNDGKNSKKKKKAILPRIFMFLSKKKVPSKSA from the exons ATGGAGGATGTGAAAAGTATGCAGGAATATGCTCCGTCGGAATGCTCTATTGTATCTGAGGAATGGGCAAACAGTGCATCTGAAACGAGCGAAAACATCAATGGAAAAACGAGCCATGAATTGCAAGCTTCAGCAGCTTCAGATAGTTGTAAAGTCGAGCACGATGGTGGGTACCTGGAAGAGGATCAATCTTCTCCATCGGGAAATTTGATTCCAACTTCTCCGGTCAAAGAAAGCGAAACGGGTAAAACATTCGAAACTGAATCTCCCCAAAATAGGGCTCTACTTGAGGTGGAAGCATTACTTCCACTAACAGAGAATCCAGAACCATTGGAGCGCCGCAGAGATGAAAATTCTACGGCTCTCCCGGAATCCCTTCCTTTGCCTGTCTTAGATGCAAAGCCAAGCGATTTCGGTTCTCTCCCCGGTGCTGATAGCCAACCAAATAGTATTTCTGATGAGCCTGCAATTTCACGAGATGCCTCACCTTTGTTACCCGGTCATTCAGACACGTTGAAACTTCCAGAAGAACATATATCTGTCCTGCCAAATCAGTCCGAAACAGGAGCCACGGTTGCTTCAGAGTTATCTAGAGATGTTAGTTCTCCTAACAGTACCGGAAATGGTGCCGACACACCATCCGCCTCATCCCATACAGCAAGAGAGGCCGAGAATGACAATAATTCAGAAAAAAGCGCCAATGATGGGTTAGAGCAATCTACAGAAGCAAGTCCTCACAGCGTTACCAAAAATGATGCCGATACATGTCTGACCTCATCCTGTGAAGTGGAAGGGACCGAAAGTGCTGATCACTCGGAAACGAGGACAAGCGATGCTTCAGAGCTATCCAAAGAGGCTATTTCCTCTACGAGTACCAAAAATGGTGCAGATACACCATTTGCCTCATCCCCTCAAGTGAGCAAGGACGAGAGTGGGAGTCAGTTAGAAAGAAGTGCCAATAATGCATCAGAATTATCGAGAGAAGTTAGTTCTCAAAGCAGTGATAAAAACAATGCTGGTACAGATTCTACTTCACCCCCTCAAGCGAGAGAGACTCAAAGTGGAAGTAATTTTGTGACATCAGGTCACGGTGGCCAGGCTCTAGCAAAACTTTCCAACCTCTTTTTTAAAACCTCAGCCCCTAGCCCTTCCAAACAGCCCGAAAATGCTCAAATTGACACAGCAGCGCCTTTTGAATCAGTGAAGCAAGCTGTTTCTAAATTTGGTGCCATTGTTGACTGGAAAGCTCATAAAGCTCAGACTATGGAG AGACGAAAGTTTATTGATCATGAACTACTTAAAGTGCATGAAGATATTCCATTGTTAAAAAAACAGTGCGAAGATGCTGAAGAGGCAAAAGTGCACGTTTTGAAGGAGTTGGACAGCACTAAAAGACTaattgaagaattgaagctTAACCTCGAGAGAGCAGAAATAGAGGAGCAACAAGCAAAACAGGATTCCGAGCTTGCATTGCTCCGAGTGGAAGAGATTGAGCAAGGAATCACAGATGAGGCTAGCGTTGCCACCAAAGTGCAGCTTGAGGTAGCTAGAGCCAGGCATATAGCTGCCGCATCTGAGCTGGAAAGCGTGACGGCTGAATTGGAACAAATCCGGGTAGATTATACTCTAATGGAGTATGATAGAGATGCATGGGTAAAAAAGGCAGAGGAAGCCGTTTTGACTTCCAAAGAAGTCGAGAAGACCGTGGAGGATTTAACTATCGAGCTTATAACCTTGAAGGAATCCTTAGATGCTGCACATGCTGCGCATTTGGAGGCCGAGGAACACAGACTTGGAACAGCAATGGCGAGAGAGCAAGATATTCTATactgggagaaagaagtcaagCTGGCAGAAGAGGAGCTCGAGAAGACAAACCAGCAGATTGAGTCTGTAAAGGATCTCAAATCAAATTTAGACTCTGCTTCGGCCTTGCTGCAAGATCTGAAAGCAGAATTGGCCAGTTATATGGAATCAAATCGGGAAGCAGAAACTGATAGAGGAAACTCAAAAGGTGAGTTGGCAGAACCAGAAATGAAGACTCATTTCGAAATGCTAGCAGCAGTGGAGTCAGCGAGGAAGGAACTCGAAGAAGTGAAGCATAATTTAGAGAAAGCCACGGACGAAGTGAATTGCTTGAAAGTGGCAGCCACTTCATTGAAGTCGGAACTGGAAAAGGAAAAGTCGGAGATTTCCACCATTCAGCAGAGAGAAGGAATGGCATCAATCGCGGTTGCATCTCTCGAAGTCGAGCTAAACAAGACCAAGTCAGAAATTGCCCTCGCACAGATCAAAGAGAAAGAAGCTAGAGAAAGGTTGGCGGTGCTTCCGAAACAACTGCAAGAGGCAGCACGAGAGGCAGACCTCGCAAAGTCGGTTGCTGAAACAGCTCGTGAAGAGCTGAGAAAAGCAAAGGAGGAAGCAGAGCAAGTGAGTGCTACAGCTAGAACCATGGAAAGTAGATTACTTGCAGCTCGAAAGGAGATCGAAGCTGCAAAAGCTACAGAGAAATTGGCAGCAGCAGCTATGAATGCACTGGAAGAGAGTGAATCAGCTCAAGGTGAGGGTTCAAAAACTGGAGTAACAGTTTCTTTAGAAGAATATTATGAGCTGAGCAAGAAGGCCCACAAGGCAGAAGAGCAAGCTAAAATGAGGGTGGCTGCTGCTCTCTCTCAAATTAAGGTAGCCAAGCAGTCTGAGATGAAAAGCCTGTATAGGCTGGAGGAAGTTAATTCTGAGTTATCTGTAAGAAAGGAGGGTCTACGAGTTGCACTAGAGAAGTCCGAGATAGCCAAGAAAGGGAAGATGGCTGTAGAACAAGAGCTGAGAAAATGGAGGTCAGAGAATGAGCAAAAACGAAAAGGCACTGAATCTAATCCAGTAGCAACTCCACCACTTACCCCGAGATCAGGTGAATCAAAACCGGACTTTGCCTTTAGACTTCACCATAGGTTTAGCCCAAACGGACATAAGAATCCAAGCAACCCGAAAGAATCATCTATTGTGCAAGAAAGCAAACCTGATTCATCTAATGACGGGAAGAACtcgaagaaaaagaagaaagcaATCCTACCACGGATCTTCATGTTCTTATCCAAAAAGAAAGTACCGTCTAAGTCTGCATGA
- the LOC116021955 gene encoding phosphatidate phosphatase PAH1-like isoform X1, whose amino-acid sequence MNAVGRLGSYISRGVYSVSTPFHPFGGAVDIIVVEQPDGSFKSSPWYVRFGKFQGVMKTKEKEVNICVNGVEMDFHMYLGNDGQAWFLNEVDVEEGDNQSSAPSSGEDTDGQSNCRQPMKTKSCSFESFDGIESFSAAKAGVGDGSVVVRKNSRRGILGYVFGKKSIKERAGSVVRVDSLERAEIAADLLEVKWSTNLRSPRRQVLKISSQDVSNKSNAKQNLPIDDKVDCTTDYLDSGKENGSVDHENGSEKQRKVVEETGIYLCSSVSECVTAGDIIGDKNSVINSNNSPFLNGEESPQTALTTSNRIMDGLVTETHSQQIYLHPLDSSSEEVEPHSSITVSSSNTSNSEALVEKIIVEHKSSELLDPCEPDVRSVSHSTSTPEILEVEQLIFGELDDLSSSNIKHTVLATSDSNEKEVSHRLASGSSEGVIESFIPSNEFISSSDEYVQGNPSFVADRIKLKSVASDVCISATSRAQPDEVPRLAKSLPIMWSHDSIVPGGQNDQHPTKISQGCEDAMVIQELNAKPVEAETGKKSPPTDANGGSHRARSFPIKRSRSTNLNGNRNTEAKTPLKVSNDSMEEDVCKVKVTKKKVRVLTPTSEQLASLNLKEGKNVVIFTFSTPMLGKQQVDAQIYLWKWDTRIVISDVDGTITRSDVLGQFMPLVGVDWSQTGVAHLFSAIKENGFQLLFLSARSISQAYVTRQFLINLMQDGKGLPQGPVIISPDGLFPSLFREVVRRVPHEFKIACLEDIKALFPADRNPFYAGFGNRDSDEISYLKVGIPKGKIFIINPKGEIVVNRHITNTKSYTSLRTLVNGMFPVVSSSEQEDFNSWNFWKLPPPALHGRR is encoded by the exons ATGAATGCTGTAGGAAGATTAGGCAGCTATATTTCTAGAGGAGTATATAGTGTTTCAACACCTTTCCACCCGTTTGGTGGCGCTGTAGATATCATTGTGGTGGAGCAGCCAGATGGGAGCTTCAAGTCCTCTCCTTGGTATGTTAGGTTTGGGAAATTTCAGGGGGTTATGAAGACGAAAGAGAAAGAAGTTAATATATGTGTGAATGGTGTGGAAATggatttccatatgtatttggGGAACGATGGTCAAGCGTGGTTTCTAAATGAGGTGGATGTTGAAGAGGGGGATAATCAATCTTCTGCTCCATCTTCAGGTGAGGATACAGATGGCCAGTCCAATTGCAGGCAGCCGATGAAGACGAAAAGTTGCAGTTTTGAGTCTTTTGATGGTATTGAATCTTTTTCAGCTGCCAAGGCTGGCGTGGGCGATGGGAGTGTTGTGGTTAGGAAAAATTCGCGGCGAGGGATTTTGGGGTATGTTTTTGGCAAGAAATCGATCAAAGAAAGGGCTGGGAGTGTTGTTAGGGTGGACTCTTTGGAACGTGCCGAAATTGCAGCTGATCTTTTGGAGGTTAAATGGTCTACCAATCTTCGCTCTCCCAGGCGTCAAGTGTTAAAAATTTCTTCTCAAGATGTATCAAACAAGAGTAATGCAAAACAGAACTTGCCAATTGATGATAAAGTAGATTGTACAACGGATTATTTGGATAGTGGGAAAGAAAATGGCTCAGTTGATCATGAAAATGGTAGTGAGAAACAAAGGAAGGTCGTTGAAGAAACGGGTATTTACTTATGCTCTTCCGTATCAGAGTGTGTTACTGCAGGTGACATTATTGGGGATAAGAATTCtgtaattaattcaaataattcaccATTTTTGAATGGCGAAGAGAGTCCCCAAACTGCATTGACTACTTCAAATAGAATCATGGATGGCTTAGTCACCGAAACACATTCTCAACAAATCTATCTCCATCCTTTAGATAGTTCTTCCGAGGAAGTAGAACCACATAGTAGTATTACTGTATCGAGTTCGAACACCTCAAATTCCGAAGCATTAGTTGAGAAAATAATTGTAGAGCATAAAAGTAGTGAGCTTCTAGATCCTTGTGAACCAGACGTGAGAAGTGTCTCGCATAGTACATCAACACCAGAAATCTTGGAGGTGGAGCAGCTCATCTTTGGTGAACTTGATGATTTAAGTTCCAGCAACATCAAACACACCGTTCTTGCCACTTCAGATTCGAACGAGAAAGAAGTATCCCACCGTCTGGCTTCAGGTAGCTCTGAAGGAGTGATTGAATCTTTTATTCCAAGCAATGAGTTCATTTCTTCTTCAGACGAATATGTCCAAGGCAATCCATCATTTGTTGCCGATCGAATCAAGTTGAAATCTGTAGCAAGCGATGTTTGTATTTCAGCCACTTCTAGAGCTCAACCTGATGAAGTTCCAAGGTTGGCCAAATCTTTACCAATTATGTGGTCGCATGATAGTATTGTGCCCGGTGGACAGAATGATCAGCATCCAACCAAGATATCACAGGGATGTGAAGACGCTATGGTCATACAGGAGCTGAATGCTAAGCCTGTTGAGGCAGAAACCG GGAAGAAGTCTCCACCAACCGATGCCAATGGTGGAAGCCATAGAGCTCGGTCTTTTCCTATCAAGAGATCAAGAAGCACGAATCTGAATGGCAATAGAAATACAGAAGCCAAAACCCCTCTAAAAGTCTCCAATGACAGCATGGAAGAAGATGTGTGTAAAGTTAAAGTCACTAAGAAGAAAGTAAGGGTACTCACTCCAACATCTGAACAACTAGCATCTTTGAATCTGAAAGAGGGGAAGAATGTTGTGATATTCACATTCTCAACTCCTATGCTTGGGAAGCAGCAG GTTGATGCACAAATTTATTTGTGGAAATGGGACACGCGCATTGTGATATCTGATGTGGATGGGACAATTACCAG ATCTGATGTTCTAGGACAATTCATGCCTTTGGTCGGGGTAGATTGGTCACAGACAGGTGTCGCACATCTCTTTTCAGCTATTAAG GAGAATGGGTTCCAATTGCTTTTCCTAAGTGCTCGTTCAATTTCCCAGGCCTATGTAACAAGGCAATTCCTAATTAATCTTATGCAG GATGGAAAGGGATTGCCGCAAGGGCCTGTTATCATATCCCCTGATGGACTTTTCCCTTCTTTATTTCGAGAAG TGGTACGAAGAGTCCCACATGAATTCAAAATCGCATGCTTGGAG GATATCAAAGCATTGTTTCCTGCGGATAGAAACCCGTTTTATGCCGGTTTTGGGAACAGAGACAGCGATGAGATTAGCTATCTCAAGGTTGGAATCCCAAAGGGAAAGATTTTCATTATAAACCCAAAG GGTGAAATTGTTGTGAATCGGCATATTACCAACACAAAATCATATACTTCCCTTCGTACTCTCGTGAATGGCATGTTTCCTGTTGTTTCCTCCTCAGAGCAG GAGGATTTCAATTCGTGGAATTTCTGGAAACTTCCTCCCCCGGCTCTCCATGGACGACGTTAA
- the LOC116021955 gene encoding phosphatidate phosphatase PAH2-like isoform X2: MKTKSCSFESFDGIESFSAAKAGVGDGSVVVRKNSRRGILGYVFGKKSIKERAGSVVRVDSLERAEIAADLLEVKWSTNLRSPRRQVLKISSQDVSNKSNAKQNLPIDDKVDCTTDYLDSGKENGSVDHENGSEKQRKVVEETGIYLCSSVSECVTAGDIIGDKNSVINSNNSPFLNGEESPQTALTTSNRIMDGLVTETHSQQIYLHPLDSSSEEVEPHSSITVSSSNTSNSEALVEKIIVEHKSSELLDPCEPDVRSVSHSTSTPEILEVEQLIFGELDDLSSSNIKHTVLATSDSNEKEVSHRLASGSSEGVIESFIPSNEFISSSDEYVQGNPSFVADRIKLKSVASDVCISATSRAQPDEVPRLAKSLPIMWSHDSIVPGGQNDQHPTKISQGCEDAMVIQELNAKPVEAETGKKSPPTDANGGSHRARSFPIKRSRSTNLNGNRNTEAKTPLKVSNDSMEEDVCKVKVTKKKVRVLTPTSEQLASLNLKEGKNVVIFTFSTPMLGKQQVDAQIYLWKWDTRIVISDVDGTITRSDVLGQFMPLVGVDWSQTGVAHLFSAIKENGFQLLFLSARSISQAYVTRQFLINLMQDGKGLPQGPVIISPDGLFPSLFREVVRRVPHEFKIACLEDIKALFPADRNPFYAGFGNRDSDEISYLKVGIPKGKIFIINPKGEIVVNRHITNTKSYTSLRTLVNGMFPVVSSSEQEDFNSWNFWKLPPPALHGRR, translated from the exons ATGAAGACGAAAAGTTGCAGTTTTGAGTCTTTTGATGGTATTGAATCTTTTTCAGCTGCCAAGGCTGGCGTGGGCGATGGGAGTGTTGTGGTTAGGAAAAATTCGCGGCGAGGGATTTTGGGGTATGTTTTTGGCAAGAAATCGATCAAAGAAAGGGCTGGGAGTGTTGTTAGGGTGGACTCTTTGGAACGTGCCGAAATTGCAGCTGATCTTTTGGAGGTTAAATGGTCTACCAATCTTCGCTCTCCCAGGCGTCAAGTGTTAAAAATTTCTTCTCAAGATGTATCAAACAAGAGTAATGCAAAACAGAACTTGCCAATTGATGATAAAGTAGATTGTACAACGGATTATTTGGATAGTGGGAAAGAAAATGGCTCAGTTGATCATGAAAATGGTAGTGAGAAACAAAGGAAGGTCGTTGAAGAAACGGGTATTTACTTATGCTCTTCCGTATCAGAGTGTGTTACTGCAGGTGACATTATTGGGGATAAGAATTCtgtaattaattcaaataattcaccATTTTTGAATGGCGAAGAGAGTCCCCAAACTGCATTGACTACTTCAAATAGAATCATGGATGGCTTAGTCACCGAAACACATTCTCAACAAATCTATCTCCATCCTTTAGATAGTTCTTCCGAGGAAGTAGAACCACATAGTAGTATTACTGTATCGAGTTCGAACACCTCAAATTCCGAAGCATTAGTTGAGAAAATAATTGTAGAGCATAAAAGTAGTGAGCTTCTAGATCCTTGTGAACCAGACGTGAGAAGTGTCTCGCATAGTACATCAACACCAGAAATCTTGGAGGTGGAGCAGCTCATCTTTGGTGAACTTGATGATTTAAGTTCCAGCAACATCAAACACACCGTTCTTGCCACTTCAGATTCGAACGAGAAAGAAGTATCCCACCGTCTGGCTTCAGGTAGCTCTGAAGGAGTGATTGAATCTTTTATTCCAAGCAATGAGTTCATTTCTTCTTCAGACGAATATGTCCAAGGCAATCCATCATTTGTTGCCGATCGAATCAAGTTGAAATCTGTAGCAAGCGATGTTTGTATTTCAGCCACTTCTAGAGCTCAACCTGATGAAGTTCCAAGGTTGGCCAAATCTTTACCAATTATGTGGTCGCATGATAGTATTGTGCCCGGTGGACAGAATGATCAGCATCCAACCAAGATATCACAGGGATGTGAAGACGCTATGGTCATACAGGAGCTGAATGCTAAGCCTGTTGAGGCAGAAACCG GGAAGAAGTCTCCACCAACCGATGCCAATGGTGGAAGCCATAGAGCTCGGTCTTTTCCTATCAAGAGATCAAGAAGCACGAATCTGAATGGCAATAGAAATACAGAAGCCAAAACCCCTCTAAAAGTCTCCAATGACAGCATGGAAGAAGATGTGTGTAAAGTTAAAGTCACTAAGAAGAAAGTAAGGGTACTCACTCCAACATCTGAACAACTAGCATCTTTGAATCTGAAAGAGGGGAAGAATGTTGTGATATTCACATTCTCAACTCCTATGCTTGGGAAGCAGCAG GTTGATGCACAAATTTATTTGTGGAAATGGGACACGCGCATTGTGATATCTGATGTGGATGGGACAATTACCAG ATCTGATGTTCTAGGACAATTCATGCCTTTGGTCGGGGTAGATTGGTCACAGACAGGTGTCGCACATCTCTTTTCAGCTATTAAG GAGAATGGGTTCCAATTGCTTTTCCTAAGTGCTCGTTCAATTTCCCAGGCCTATGTAACAAGGCAATTCCTAATTAATCTTATGCAG GATGGAAAGGGATTGCCGCAAGGGCCTGTTATCATATCCCCTGATGGACTTTTCCCTTCTTTATTTCGAGAAG TGGTACGAAGAGTCCCACATGAATTCAAAATCGCATGCTTGGAG GATATCAAAGCATTGTTTCCTGCGGATAGAAACCCGTTTTATGCCGGTTTTGGGAACAGAGACAGCGATGAGATTAGCTATCTCAAGGTTGGAATCCCAAAGGGAAAGATTTTCATTATAAACCCAAAG GGTGAAATTGTTGTGAATCGGCATATTACCAACACAAAATCATATACTTCCCTTCGTACTCTCGTGAATGGCATGTTTCCTGTTGTTTCCTCCTCAGAGCAG GAGGATTTCAATTCGTGGAATTTCTGGAAACTTCCTCCCCCGGCTCTCCATGGACGACGTTAA
- the LOC116022844 gene encoding transcription elongation factor SPT4 homolog 2-like, which translates to MGSNQPAAQIPTSFGHELRACLRCRLVKTYDQFRESGCENCPFFKMDEDNERVVDCTTPNFTGIISVMDPSRSWAARWLRIGRFVPGCYTLAVSEALPEDLQNLCEDERVPYVPPKRI; encoded by the exons ATGGGAAGTAACCAACCGGCGGCACAAATTCCGACGAGCTTCGGCCACGAACTTAGGGCTTGCCTCCGCTGCCGGCTCGTCAAAACCTATGACCAG TTCAGAGAGTCTGGATGTGAGAACTGTCCCTTCTTTAAGATGGACGAAGATAATGAGCGTGTTGTTGATTGCACTACACCTAATTTCACTGG GATTATCTCAGTCATGGATCCAAGTAGGAGCTGGGCTGCGCGTTGGCTTCGAATAG GACGTTTTGTCCCTGGCTGTTACACCCTTGCAGTTTCAGAGGCACTTCCCGAAGATCTGCAG AATCTCTGTGAAGATGAGCGCGTGCCATATGTTCCTCCAAAACGCATTTAA
- the LOC116022167 gene encoding UDP-glucuronate:xylan alpha-glucuronosyltransferase 2-like, whose translation MKKLMMLFKAAAPSKALVIRINLVLLAGFLIVYAALLLRPSSSLYHENAASFLSCSLRECHHHKGDGGMIKMKAMLEEEARGGKESRLEKKMVKRERPSFMREMGRGMKIAMVNMKDEDVGEWEINGGQAIHVNFEKASELFEWKDLFPEWIDEEEEMDGTFCPEIPMPELGGYPYVDLVVAKLPCNYSEAGVADGRDVFRLQLHLIAANLAVKRGKRDWHRRTKVVVLSECRPMVELFRCDDLKERDGDWWYFEVDMPKLEHKVSLPVGSCNLALPLWGKGIDEVYDVSKLEESTTVSKREAYVTVLHSTDAYVCGAITLAQSLLRTGTKRDLILLLDKSISPNKRQALINAGWKLRFIKRIRNPKAEKGTYNEYNYSKFRLWQLTEYDKIIFIDADIIVQRNIDILFHFPQMSASGNDGSIFNSGVMVIEPSNCTFRMFMQRRKEIVSYNGGDQGFLNEVFVWWHRLPRRVNFLKNFWSNSSVEAGVKNQLFGSDPPQLYAIHYLGLKPWLCYRDYDCNWDIEDQRVYASDVAHRTWWRLHDSMDESLQKFCGLSEQRKIELEWDRNKARKTGLKDEHLNINVTDPRKFN comes from the exons atgaagaagttgatgatgTTGTTTAAAGCCGCTGCTCCTTCGAAAGCCCTAGTCATCAGAATCAACCTGGTTTTATTGGCCGGTTTCTTGATCGTCTACGCCGCCCTCCTTCTCCGGCCATCTTCTTCCCTTTACCATGAAAATGCAGCTTCCTTCCTTTCTTGCTCTCTGCGCGAGTGCCATCATCATAAG GGGGATGGAGGGATGATAAAGATGAAGGCGATGTTGGAGGAGGAGGCGCGAGGGGGGAAGGAATCGAGGTTGGAGAAGAAGATGGTGAAGAGGGAGAGGCCGAGTTTCATGAGGGAAATGGGGAGGGGGATGAAGATAGCGATGGTGAACATGAAGGACGAGGATGTCGGGGAGTGGGAGATCAACGGCGGGCAAGCGATCCACGTCAATTTCGAGAAAGCGTCGGAGCTTTTCGAGTGGAAAGACCTGTTCCCGGAGTGGATCGACGAGGAGGAGGAGATGGACGGGACGTTTTGCCCGGAGATACCAATGCCGGAGCTCGGGGGGTACCCGTACGTGGACTTGGTGGTGGCGAAGCTGCCATGCAATTATTCGGAGGCGGGCGTGGCGGATGGGAGGGATGTGTTCAGGCTTCAATTGCATTTGATTGCGGCGAATTTGGCGGTGAAGAGAGGGAAGAGAGATTGGCACCGGCGGACGAAGGTGGTGGTGCTGAGCGAGTGTAGGCCGATGGTGGAGCTTTTCCGGTGCGATGATTTGAAGGAGAGGGACGGAGATTGGTGGTATTTTGAAGTGGATATGCCCAAATTGGAACACAAAGTTTCTTTGCCGGTTGGTTCCTGCAATTTGGCTTTGCCCCTTTGGGGAAAAG GTATAGATGAAGTTTATGATGTTTCCAAGCTTGAGGAAAGCACAACAGTATCAAAACGAGAAGCTTATGTGACTGTTCTTCATTCAACCGACGCCTATGTCTGCGGTGCGATAACTCTGGCCCAGAGCCTCCTCCGGACCGGAACCAAACGCGACCTTATCCTCCTCCTGGACAAGAGTATATCCCCCAACAAACGCCAAGCTCTCATCAATGCCGGCTGGAAGCTCCGATTCATCAAACGGATCCGAAACCCTAAGGCCGAGAAAGGCACCTACAACGAATACAATTACAGCAAGTTCCGGCTATGGCAGCTCACGGAGTATGACAAAATCATATTCATCGACGCCGACATCATCGTCCAGCGCAACATCGACATCCTCTTCCATTTCCCCCAAATGTCGGCCTCCGGCAACGACGGCTCCATCTTCAACTCCGGCGTGATGGTCATCGAGCCTTCCAATTGCACTTTCCGCATGTTTATGCAGCGCCGGAAGGAGATCGTCTCCTACAACGGCGGCGACCAGGGTTTCCTAAACGAGGTTTTCGTCTGGTGGCATAGGCTGCCGAGGAGAGTAAATTTCCTGAAGAATTTCTGGTCCAATTCCTCCGTCGAAGCCGGCGTGAAGAACCAGCTATTCGGGTCGGATCCTCCCCAGCTTTACGCCATACATTACCTAGGGTTAAAGCCGTGGCTCTGTTACAGGGACTACGATTGCAATTGGGACATTGAAGATCAGCGCGTTTACGCCAGTGACGTGGCGCATCGGACGTGGTGGAGACTTCATGACTCCATGGATGAAAGCTTGCAGAAATTTTGCGGATTATCGGAGCAGAGGAAGATTGAGTTGGAGTGGGACAGGAATAAGGCTAGGAAAACGGGGTTAAAAGATGAGCATTTAAACATCAATGTTACTGATCCTAGAAAGTTTAATTGA